A single Lactuca sativa cultivar Salinas chromosome 8, Lsat_Salinas_v11, whole genome shotgun sequence DNA region contains:
- the LOC111917952 gene encoding glycosyltransferase family 92 protein RCOM_0530710, which translates to MDSSDQRRKRKRSLKPTHHFFSLRSLLYFFSFFAFFFILFRRNTPSFHHVVVLPGSSTSSSIHRLFSGELTRFKIDDRVLFPDHILILLSGIGIGSWNVVGNGKGLECVYRNNYTEEEEKGVAVLSVDEYNDIQWLVRCPLPPTNFSSVVTLRSRGAITVADTTVVAMNSWENLAYEAVLDGNTAVVFVKGISHRQDKASDPNRFRCHFGFGNQNYILTSKALTAAQEVVRCALPKSLEIHPEKSQGIRATVSFQLPMRNHHHRTIFVPSVAKLSSSKFEINTPKHDLCVCTMLWNQADSIREWITYHSWLGVQKWFIYDNNSDDGIESVINKLDLEGFNVSRHVWPWIKTQEAGFSHCAIKAKNECNWVSFMDVDEFYYFPNLPGRDALRTLVSNYTSSPSIGELRTRCRSFGPSGLRSPPKNGVTVGYTCRLQRPERHKSIVRPEALDTTLMNVVHHFHLREGFRFLDVGQNTAVINHYKYQVWEAFRAKFYRRVATYVADWKDSQNEGSRDRAPGLGTEPIEPADWRLRFCEVWDTGLRDVVLANLDDVLSRGRYLGGIDI; encoded by the coding sequence ATGGATTCTTCCGACCAACGGCGGAAGAGAAAGCGTTCTCTAAAACCCACCCACCATTTCTTTTCACTAAGATCTCTGCTTTATTTCTTCTCTTTCTTTGCTTTCTTCTTTATCCTTTTCCGGCGAAACACGCCGTCGTTTCACCATGTAGTCGTGCTTCCCGGATCATCAACATCATCTTCAATTCACCGACTATTCTCCGGTGAGTTGACTCGGTTTAAGATAGACGATAGAGTTCTGTTCCCTGATCATATTTTAATATTACTTTCCGGAATCGGAATTGGAAGTTGGAACGTTGTCGGAAATGGTAAAGGATTGGAATGTGTTTACAGAAATAATTATACAGAGGAGGAGGAAAAGGGTGTGGCAGTGTTATCAGTGGATGAATATAACGACATCCAGTGGCTTGTTCGGTGTCCGCTTCCTCCGACGAACTTCTCATCCGTCGTCACTCTCCGGAGCCGGGGCGCGATCACGGTCGCTGATACGACGGTGGTAGCAATGAATTCTTGGGAGAATTTAGCATACGAGGCGGTGTTGGACGGGAACACGGCGGTGGTGTTCGTGAAAGGAATCAGTCATAGACAGGACAAAGCATCCGACCCGAATCGATTCCGATGTCATTTCGGGTTCGGGAATCAGAATTACATTCTCACCTCAAAAGCACTAACCGCTGCTCAGGAAGTCGTAAGGTGTGCGTTGCCGAAATCCCTCGAAATCCACCCGGAAAAATCTCAGGGAATTCGAGCCACCGTCAGTTTCCAACTCCCGATGAGAAACCACCACCACCGAACAATTTTTGTTCCATCGGTCGCGAAATTATCAAGCTCCAAATTCGAGATAAACACCCCAAAACACGACCTTTGCGTCTGCACGATGCTATGGAACCAAGCGGATTCAATTCGCGAATGGATAACTTATCATTCATGGCTCGGAGTTCAAAAATGGTTTATCTACGATAACAACAGCGACGACGGGATAGAATCGGTGATAAACAAGCTCGATCTCGAAGGTTTCAACGTCAGCCGCCATGTTTGGCCATGGATCAAAACTCAAGAAGCAGGATTTTCCCACTGCGCAATAAAAGCCAAAAACGAATGTAATTGGGTTTCCTTCATGGACGTCGACGAGTTCTACTACTTCCCAAATCTCCCCGGACGTGACGCTTTAAGAACCCTAGTATCAAACTACACTTCATCGCCATCAATCGGAGAACTAAGAACGCGTTGCCGGAGCTTTGGGCCATCGGGGTTACGTTCGCCGCCCAAGAACGGCGTAACGGTGGGGTACACTTGCAGATTACAGAGGCCTGAACGGCATAAGTCGATTGTAAGACCAGAGGCATTGGACACGACATTGATGAATGTGGTGCACCATTTCCATTTAAGGGAAGGGTTTAGGTTTCTTGATGTGGGTCAAAATACAGCGGTGATAAATCATTATAAGTATCAAGTTTGGGAGGCTTTTAGGGCGAAGTTTTATCGGAGAGTTGCGACTTATGTGGCTGATTGGAAAGATAGCCAGAATGAAGGGTCGAGAGATCGGGCCCCCGGTTTGGGGACTGAACCGATTGAACCGGCGGATTGGAGGTTGAGGTTTTGTGAGGTTTGGGATACCGGTTTGAGGGATGTTGTGTTGGCTAATTTGGATGATGTTTTGTCTAGGGGTAGATATTTGGGGGGTATAGATATATAA